The nucleotide window ATAAAGGCGCTTGATAAGGCTATCACTAGCGAAAAAGTGAAAAAATTTATAGAGGAAAAATATAAAGGCTCAATACTTCCAGCCTTTTAAAACTTAGGGGAGAAGCCTCCCCTAACCTTACTAAAACGCAAAATCTTTTGCCACAAAAAGTACCCACGGAAGCCCAACTACTAGATAAATAATCATATAAATCGTACCAAATATAGCCCCAAGCCTCCAAAAATCACTCGTCGGTATATATCCGCTTGCAAACCAAAGTGGACTATGTCCTGTACCATAAGGCGTAAGCACGCCCATAAAGCCCATAGGAAGCAGAATAAGCAGAGTAATAACTGAAGCATCATATCCAGAAATACCGCTTGCAATGGCTATAAACACACCAAGAAGTGCAGTGACGTGAGCTGTGCCAGATGCAAAGAAATAGTGAATATAATAAAAGATTAAAATAAGCCCTACAATAGCATATAAAGGCTCTATGCTGCCAAGTGCGCCAGAGAAAACCCCTCCTAGATATTTTAAAAATCCAGTATTATTTAACCCACCTGCTAATGTTACAAGAGTACCAAACCAGACTAAAACATTCCATGCTGGCTTATTTGACAAAATATCATCCCATTTGAGTATGCCTGTAAGTATCATAGCTATTATTACCATTATGGCTGTTGTTGTTGCATTTACTCCAAACTGCTTTGCGCCAACCCAAAGCACCAAGCCACCAAGAGAAATAAGTCCCATAGCTATCTCTTTTTTGGTTATTCCGCCTAATTTACTAAGCTCACTTGCGGCCCAAGTAGCCACATCTTCAGCCTTTTTTATTTCAGGCGGATAAATTTTATAAGCCAAATAAGGGGTAAGTAAAAATGTAATAACACTAACTGGCAAAAGCGCAATAAACCATCCACCCCAGCTAGGAGCATGTACACCAGATTGAGCTGCTACGTTTACAGCTAGGGCGTTTGGAGCTTGCCCTGTTAAAAATATTGAACTAGACACGCAGGTAGTAGCAAGCGCAGTCCATGCTAGATATGCACCTATTTTGCGAGTACTAGGGTCATTTGGCTTTGAACCAAACATTTCAGGTATACTTGAGATAATAGGATATAGCGTGCCACCGCTTCTTGCGGCGTTACTAGGGATAAACGGAGCCAAAATACCATCTACGATAGCAATAGCATATCCAAGTCCTAAGGTGGTCTTACCAAGACGGCTAACCAAAATAAGCGCTATACGTTTACCAAGCCCACTTTTTGAGTAGCCTATACCTATCATAAATGCGGCAAAAATAAGCCAAATTATGGTATTAGAAAATCCTTCAAGCCCCCATTTTATCGCTGCCGCTGACGTTATTTTGGCATCAAGCGCACCACTTCCTTTTGGACCCACCTTGCAAAGCACGGCCACAACTATACCCATAAGTCCAATAAGAGCTGCCGGAATAGGCTCTAAAATAAGCCCCACTATAACGCCCATAAATATTGAAAAGTAAAGCCACTGATTTGGAGTTATCCCATCAGGTAAGCCAACCACAAACTGCAAACCATACACAATAAGCCCTATGATAATGGGCAACACACATTTAAATGTATGAGACATTTAAAAATCCTTTAGTTTTAAATAATTTCAGTAATAATTATATTTAAACATTTTTTAAAACTTACTAAAATAAGGCGATATTGTCATAATTAAACTAATTTTATAAATTTATATTTTTACGCTAAGTTTTATTTAATAAAATGGCACTTCCACGTCTCCACTCTTTTTAAAAAATTCAATATTTCATCAAAATCTCAAATTTGCAGAGCTCATACTTAACCTATTTTATTAAATTTATTTAAGTTACCATATGTATTTATCTCTTTTTACTTAGCTGAATTATTTTGTTATGCCTTATTTAAATCAAATACAGTATGTCTATCATTAAAAAGCACCCAGTTTTACAACGCTTATTTTACTAAAATTAAAAAACTCTCCAAATTTATTAAATAAGCTTGACTTACACTTAGCAATCACAGCAAGTCTGCGCCCTAAGAACACTATATAAGATTTTTAGGCTTATATAAAAGTTTCTTGATACAGGCAATGGCTTTAAAGTAAAGATAAAAAATTTAAAACAACTCTTTTAAAAAATTATTATTTTTAATTACAAATTTAAGCCACTTTATACCAAATTCACACAAGTAGCTTTTAGTGATAATAACATTATAAAATAATGGTATCAACAATATTTCTAGCACATATAAAAACTAAGCATAAAATCCAGAAAATCCCCTTTAAAGCCCATAGCTTTTCGTGGCTTGTATCGCAAACAATATGCTCTCCTACACCCAGTCTAGGCAAAAAATCAAAACTTCGCACTATACGCTCGAGTAATTAAAAGCCACCCATACATGACGCAGGGCTTACTTTTGAAATTTGAAAAACAATGCCATTGTTTAAAAGAGCGTAATTTTTAGTATGGATATTTAAGATAGATTAAATGAATTTAAAAGGCACAGCGATAAGCCGAGTTCTGTCGTGAGCGATCATTTATCTATGCGGGCATTTGCATACCGCGCTAAAGCAAAGGGTCAAGATGCAGGATTAAACCACCCCTTCTTGCTGCGAGTTGGGTTTATAAAGCTACGAAAATCTCTAATCGTACTGGTGGGCTCTTACCCCACCGTTTCACCTTTGCCATAAACGGCTGTTTACTTTCTGTTACACTTTCCCTTGGGTTTCCCCAGCTATCCGTTAGATAGAACCCTATCCTGCTGCAGCTCGGACTTTCCTCTTTTTCAAGCGATCGCTTGCTGTGCCACACAAATTATAGCTAAGTTTTTCTTACAATGATGTTATTTTTGGGTAAAATTTAATATAAGAAAAGCGCAGAAAAGCCAGCTCTCCGCTACCTGCGCTTTATCTTGAAAATTAAAGCAATACTTTAAGCTTATGTTTAACTAGCTCTGGCGCCTCCCAGTCGCCATCAAGTGCCAAAAGCTCGCTTACTCTTAGGACGTAAAAATTCTCTATTTTTCTATTAGTATGCTTCTCGCATTCACGCGATAGGGTATCAAACATATAAAAATCTCTGTCATTATCCACGAGCAAAAAATCAGCTCCGCTGTCAAACGCATCAAACAAAATACGACTAGCAAGCCCTATAGCAAGCTCATCATTAAGCCCTAAATAATCAAAGCCACTTGGCAAATTTGCACTTTTTATTTCAAACAGGCTAAGTCCGCTCACACTATGCTCCCTGCCATAATAAACAGCGTCAAATTCATTAAATCTCTCGCTTAATTTCACATCTTTTGGCAGGGCATTTTCTGTATCAAAGTGCGGTATACTGCGCGTTAAATGCGGCTTTTGCAAATTAGCCTTTGCCCACTCTAAAGCCTCATTTGCCACTTCGGAGCCACTTAGCATAAACTCATCTAAACTAATCGCGCACCACACGCCATTTCGCCCAGATATTACGCGCAAAAACTCCCTTTTTCGCTCTGGATATTTCTCAGCCATTTTTTTAGCAAAAATTACCGAACTATCGCCCACAAAATCACTCACAAATTCCCTAACCGGCGAAGCATAAAAATAAGGCTCAAGCAAAGCATAACTAGCCTTATCAGCCTCATCACAAAGCGCACTAAAATGCTCATCATACACGCTCCAAAAAGCATTTGGAGTGTACTCAAGGTCATTTTTAGCTTCAAATTCACTAAGCGGAGTAATGTGTAAGTCATTGTGAAATTTATTAACCAAAAGAGCCAAAGGGGCATTTATGTCGCAAACTACACCATTTACCTTTACGTATTTAACCTCGCCTAGCCCAAGATACGGGTCTGAATCTTGCATATCATTAAGTAGCTCGCCAAGCGTAGCAAAGTCATAATTCAGGTAAAAATGCGGCTTTAAATAGCCTAGCACGTCATTTTTTGCATTAAATTTAAAAACTCTAACTTCTAGCATATCAATATCCTTAATAAAAGTTTTATTGTATATAAATTTGGCTTAAATTTTAGCTATAATCTTGACAAAAAATCTCAAGGACAACCAAATGCAACAAGAAAATTTTAAGCCTCTACATGCACTATCACATGCCCCTATAAATGTGCATTTTAGCAAAAACTCAGATGATTTTGTAGTGCGAGAAATCCCGCTATATGAGCCAAGTGGTAATGGAGAGTGGCTAGTGCTAAATGTGCAAAAAAAGGGGCTTAGCACACAGGAGGCACTGAGAATTTTTAGCGAGGTAAGTGGGGCTAAGATTAAAGATTTTGGGGTAGCTGGACTAAAAGATAAACAGGGGCTAACCACCCAACAAATAAGCGTACATAAAAAATTTCAAAACGAGCTTTTAGACTTTAGCACGCCTGAGCTAAAAATACTAAGCGCAAGTTATCATGACAACAAACTAAAGGTAGGGCATTTAAAAGGCAATAGCTTTTTTATCAGGTTAAAAAAAGTACTGCCAGCTGATGCCGTGAGACTAGAACAGGCGATAAATGCGATAAATTTAAATGGATTTGCCAACTATTTTGGCTATCAGAGATTTGGCAAATATGGGGATAATGCCGCAAGCGGACTCGAGGTGTTGCGTGGTAAAAAGATGAAGAATAAAAAGATGAGTGAGTTTTTAATCTCTGCGTTTCAAAGTGAGCTTTTTAACCGATGGCTAAGCAAAAGGGTCGAGATAAGCAGATTTGCAGATAGTTTTAGCATAAATGAACTTTGTGAAATTTATCCCATAGATAAGCAAATAGCGCATGAGCTAAAGGCTCAGCAGACGCTATTTCGACTTTTAGGCGGGGAAATTATGGGGCATTATCCACATGGCAAATGCTTTGTGCTTGAGAATGAGCGGCTAAGCGAGGAGACGCAGAGATTTATACGCAGGGACATCACTAGCTGCGGAATGCTGCTTGGCGCAAGGAGGCTTGAGAGCGCTGGATTTGCACGGTGGGTAGAGGATAGCGTGTTTAGCGAGTACTATGAGCTAGCCTCCAAGATGAGTGGGGTGTATAGATTTGCGTGGGCATTTTTGAAAAATTTAAAATATGAGTACATTGAGGAGAAGGCGCATTTTACGCTATCTTTTGAGCTGGATAAAGGAAGTTACGCCACTACTGTGCTAAGAGAGCTACTACATAGCGAGGAGTAGCTCTCACCCCCCCCCCCCCTTTTTTTTTAGATAAATTCACAACCTATCACACATAAGCCACAAGCAGACTCTAGTAAATATTTTATGCTTTTTTAGTTTACCCAAACTCAAAAAAACAACAAAGTAAAAGCCTAAAATTATACATAAAACCAAACCTTGCTAATTTTATTTTATGCTTAGCTTTGTTTCATTAAATACCCATATAATTTTATATCTTTTACACTCTAATAAGTTAGCTAGAAAGTTTTGTGCAAGGTACTTTAATCCAAACACCCATTCAACAATCAATTAGTAACCGCCTCTAACCGCCTACCAAACCAAGAGTTTATAAAATAAGATCTCTTGCCATCTAATACATTAATTTTATCCACTCTCTACCTACTCCTTAAGCCCAAACACCTATCACCAAAACTAAGTCTCTAATGCTTAGCAATAATAAATAAAGCCTTTATATAAAGCAAGAAAGATTATAAAAGACTTTAGAGCCTTAGTAAAACATCACAAATCCAAACTAAAGCAATCCCTATATCCATTCATCTACCCAACAAAGAGCCCCCATAAAACACCATTAGCTCCACTCTTTTACTCTTCTTTACTTTTATCGCCCTATAATTTAATTTATAATACAGGCTCTTTAAAAACATATTATTGTTTTTAAATTACAAATTTAATCCCCCTCCTCATTTTACAAACCAAACATTATTAATTCATACTGGTAGCATAAAGCATTACTAACGCTATAAAAGCAATAATGTCAGTACTATTTTAGCTCTTAGCAAAGCTTGGTATAAAATCTGGAGAGCATGGATAAGAGTGAGTATGTAAAGTAAAATACTTTTATATGTCTTACATCATAAGCAATAATACTCCCCTATATCAAGTTTGTTGTATTTGGGTGTGCTATAAATTGATGCGGGAAGCAAAGTTCTTTAAAGCTGTGCATATGCCGACCACATACGCAGCTTTAAAGAAACTGCGGCTTTGCCTTGTTTTGATAGAAACTGCGGCTTTGCCTTGTTTTAAATAAGCTTTGCTTTACTAGATAAGCTTAACACACGCACAGTAAGCAGTTGCTCTGCTAAGCCACTATGTGGCCTACCATGTTCTTGTACTTTAGCCAGTATATTATTTTGCGATATAATAGCTATTAATAAACAATCCATATACGTTGTATAAAGATTGTCTTTTAAATTTATAAAGCAGTAATATTTGCTTAGAAGGCCTATAACTAAACAACTAGCTTTTTAATAAGCTTTCTATGCTTTTAAAAGATGCGTGAAGTACCAAACAGTAGTTTAATTTATAAGATACTTAAATAAATGGGCTTTAGTTTTTAAATTTATATATTTTTAGTTATTGCTGATTTTTATCAAAGCTATACACATGTAGTAGCATTATGGTATAGATTATGGGTAGATATTTACACTCTGTTTTTGTTTTACAATAAGTAAAGGCTAGATAAAAAGGTGATTAATGAATTAGCAGAGCAATATATAACTTAATCATAATATTATACTTATAACCAATATTTTATAAGATTTAAATTCTAAACATATTTTTACACCGACTCTTTTTATTTAGTTATATATTTTTGTATGTTATGACTAGATAACTTTTATAATCAATAGATTATATTACTTATTTAATCAATGTATCAATGTATCAATTCTTTAATGAATGTTAAGTTATAAGTTTTATTAAGACTATAAACACATAGGAATAACCTGCTACTAAATAAAGAATATTAACACTAATAGCAATTAATAGGCAATAACTAATCCATTACATTTAATCTATTAAACATAAATTAATTTTATAAGTAGATTTTAGAAAGTAGATAGTGAATAATTAACGAGTCCGCAGCGACTTACTTTCCCGACATCCCAGTAAGGGAGAGTATCATCAGCCATGACTGGCTTAGCTTCTTGGTTCGAGATGGTACAAGGCGTTTCCCAGTCTGTATAGCCACGGACAGCGTTAAGCAATATATCTTTTAAAGATACACTGATTAACGCTATTTGTGTTAAATGTTAAGAGACAAGTTTAAAAGCTTTGTTTTAAAGAAGCTTCGCTTTAATAAAAAGTTTTATTTTACTTTTCTTGTTTTAGGATCTGTTTTTACGTAGCTTTTTTTCGTTAGGCTAGGCGGACAAATGAGAAACAAGGGAGTTACCAAATAGGTAATGACCGAAGTTTCGAATGCAGTCCAACGACGCATAACGGAAAAAGAGCAAGTAAAAATTACCCTTAACAAGGAAGTGATGCTTATTTAAGATAAGCAAACGAGCTATTAGTACTGGTCAGCTAAATGACTTTCATCACTTACACACCCAGCCTATCAAACAGATAGTCTTTCTGAGCTCTTAAAAGAAGATTCATCTTGGAGTTGGCTTCGAGCTTAGATGCTTTCAGCTCTTATCACATCCGAACTTAGCTACGCTGCGGTGCTCTTGGCAGAACAACAGCTACACCAGTGGTTCGTTCAACCCGGTCCTCTCGTACTAGGGTCAAATCTCCTCAATCTTCTTACGCCCACGGCAGATAGGGACCGAACTGTCTCACGACGTTCTGAACCCAGCTCGCGTACCGCTTTAAATGGCGAACAGCCATACCCTTGGGACCTGCTCCAGCCCCAGGATGCGATGAGCCGACATCGAGGTGCCAAACCTCCCCGTCGATGTGAGCTCTTGGGGGAGATCAGCCTGTTATCCCCGGGGTACCTTTTATCCTTTGAGCGATGGCCCTTCCACACAGAACCACCGGATCACTAAGACCGACTTTCGTCCCTGCTCGACCTGTATGTCTCGCAGTTAAGCTGGCTTTTGCCTTTATACTCTGCTGTCGATTTCCAACCGACATGAGCCAACCTTTGTAAGCCTCCGTTACATTTTGGGAGGCGACCGCCCCAGTCAAACTACCCACCAGACATTGTCCTACCTGAGGATAACTCAGGCTAGTTAGCTATCAGAATAAAAAAGAGTGGTATCTCAACAACGGCTCATATACAACTGGCGTCATATACTCAAAGCCTCCCACCTATCCTGCACATCTTTATCCCAATAGCAGTATCAAGCTGTAGTAAAGGTCCACGGGGTCTTTCCGTCTTGCCGCGGGTAGGAGGAATTTTCACCTCCACTACAATTTCACTGGATCCCTCTTTGAGACAGCTCCCATCTCGTTACGCCATTCATGCAGGTCGGTATTTAACCGACAAGGAATTTCGCTACCTTAGGACCGTTATAGTTACGGCCGCCGTTTACTCGGGCTTCGATCAAGAGCTTCGCTTACGCTAACCCCATCAATTAACCTTCGAGCACCGGGCAGGCGTCACACCCTATACATCCTCTTACGAGTTAGCAGAGTGCTGTGTTTTTGGTAAACAGTCGGGAGGGACTCTTTGTTGTAACCTTCCTGGCTTTTGGAGTAAATCCATACACCTGGTTAGGCACACCTTATACCGAAGATACGGTGCTATTTTGCAGAGTTCCTTAAAGAGAGTTCTTCCACGCGCCTTAGAATACTCATCCCACCCACCTGTGTCGGTTTACGGTACGGGCAACACTATCTAAACTTAGAAACTTTTCTTGGCTCGACGGCATCAGAGATTCTCACGCTACTCCGAAGAGTTTTGTGAGCCTTTCAGATCTCGGATAAAGAATTACGGATTTGCCTATAATTCAACCTACATCCTTAGACTAGCACTTCCATCAGCTAGCTCTCTTAGCCCTAAGCGTCCTTCCATCGCACAATAGTGTTGGTATTGGAATATTAACCAATTTGCCATCGCATACCCCTTTCGGACTTTGCTTAGGACCCGACTAACCCTACGATGACGAGCATCGCGTAGGAAACCTTGGGTTTACGGCGTTGGGGATTCTCACCCCAATTATCGCTACTCATGCCTGCATGCTCACTCCTATCCGCTCCAGCGCTCCTTACCGGTACACCTTCAACGCTGAATAGGACGCTCTCCTACCACTTGTCTATGACTATTAAGACTTTTTATACTCATATTTTATTTTATCTTTAAATTTAATCTTACCATTTAAAAACTCTACTATCTTTTAACAAAGAAAGCGAAGTAT belongs to Campylobacter sp. 19-13652 and includes:
- the truD gene encoding tRNA pseudouridine(13) synthase TruD, whose protein sequence is MQQENFKPLHALSHAPINVHFSKNSDDFVVREIPLYEPSGNGEWLVLNVQKKGLSTQEALRIFSEVSGAKIKDFGVAGLKDKQGLTTQQISVHKKFQNELLDFSTPELKILSASYHDNKLKVGHLKGNSFFIRLKKVLPADAVRLEQAINAINLNGFANYFGYQRFGKYGDNAASGLEVLRGKKMKNKKMSEFLISAFQSELFNRWLSKRVEISRFADSFSINELCEIYPIDKQIAHELKAQQTLFRLLGGEIMGHYPHGKCFVLENERLSEETQRFIRRDITSCGMLLGARRLESAGFARWVEDSVFSEYYELASKMSGVYRFAWAFLKNLKYEYIEEKAHFTLSFELDKGSYATTVLRELLHSEE
- a CDS encoding DASS family sodium-coupled anion symporter, with the protein product MSHTFKCVLPIIIGLIVYGLQFVVGLPDGITPNQWLYFSIFMGVIVGLILEPIPAALIGLMGIVVAVLCKVGPKGSGALDAKITSAAAIKWGLEGFSNTIIWLIFAAFMIGIGYSKSGLGKRIALILVSRLGKTTLGLGYAIAIVDGILAPFIPSNAARSGGTLYPIISSIPEMFGSKPNDPSTRKIGAYLAWTALATTCVSSSIFLTGQAPNALAVNVAAQSGVHAPSWGGWFIALLPVSVITFLLTPYLAYKIYPPEIKKAEDVATWAASELSKLGGITKKEIAMGLISLGGLVLWVGAKQFGVNATTTAIMVIIAMILTGILKWDDILSNKPAWNVLVWFGTLVTLAGGLNNTGFLKYLGGVFSGALGSIEPLYAIVGLILIFYYIHYFFASGTAHVTALLGVFIAIASGISGYDASVITLLILLPMGFMGVLTPYGTGHSPLWFASGYIPTSDFWRLGAIFGTIYMIIYLVVGLPWVLFVAKDFAF